A part of Denitratisoma oestradiolicum genomic DNA contains:
- a CDS encoding DMT family transporter: MPEQHPMRGIVLMSASLLLFSCLDAITKHLLQTYSVPLVIWARYTVHWLLMLFILGPSMGLRLLDARRPGLMLLRSLCLLATSGCGVAAFSQMPLAETSAIIYIAPVMVALLAGPMLGEKVHRHHWLAMGIGFCGMLLIAHPGGQVTPTGILLAVGAAAFFSLYQILTRKLSLTENLWALVFHPALTGSLLMSLSLPLIWPDTLPPWPDLLQLGAIGGIAVLGYAVQTRAFRHAPVSQLVPLGYSQLIWSTLLGWLVFNHLPDGPAIIGIALIAVGGLVVIRSQRTKA, from the coding sequence ATGCCTGAACAACACCCGATGCGGGGCATCGTCCTGATGTCCGCCAGCCTGCTGCTGTTCTCCTGCCTGGACGCCATCACCAAGCACCTGCTGCAAACCTATTCCGTGCCCCTGGTGATCTGGGCCCGCTACACCGTGCACTGGCTGTTGATGCTGTTCATCCTCGGCCCTTCCATGGGCCTTCGGCTCCTGGACGCCCGACGTCCAGGCCTGATGCTGCTGCGCTCCTTGTGTCTGCTGGCAACCTCGGGCTGCGGCGTTGCCGCTTTCAGCCAGATGCCACTGGCGGAGACCTCGGCCATCATCTACATCGCTCCGGTGATGGTGGCCCTGCTGGCCGGTCCCATGCTCGGGGAAAAAGTTCATCGGCATCACTGGCTCGCCATGGGCATCGGCTTTTGCGGCATGTTGCTGATCGCCCATCCGGGCGGCCAGGTCACCCCGACGGGCATCCTGCTCGCGGTCGGCGCCGCGGCCTTCTTCAGCCTCTACCAGATACTCACCCGCAAGCTCTCCCTGACGGAAAACCTCTGGGCCCTGGTGTTCCATCCGGCCCTCACCGGCAGCCTGTTGATGAGCCTCAGCCTGCCCCTGATCTGGCCGGATACGCTGCCACCCTGGCCCGACCTGCTGCAGCTGGGTGCCATCGGCGGCATCGCCGTCCTCGGCTATGCCGTCCAGACCCGGGCCTTTCGTCATGCCCCCGTCTCCCAGTTGGTACCCCTGGGCTATTCCCAGTTGATCTGGTCCACCCTGCTGGGCTGGCTGGTCTTCAACCATCTGCCCGATGGCCCGGCCATCATAGGCATTGCCCTGATCGCCGTCGGCGGGCTGGTGGTGATCCGGTCCCAGCGCACAAAAGCCTGA
- a CDS encoding recombination directionality factor, which translates to MLKGLAITPPIIGRISIGKVVEKNGKRLPEKDDQFTINSQVQGREGWVAHPLDEGLRKDQGGKIRSIPIRLLFNDPDLNFRAEYSFFDRLTGRPLCVGNGEQCKRVTDSGIQPLPCPSPEACPVAEGKQCKPYGRLNVVIGDDDPLGSFVFRTTGFNSIRTLAARLHYFKAISGNKLACLPLELRLRGKSTTQSHRAPIYYVDITVRAGMALEEALAQARQTQAARVEAGFDQQALDEAARLGFANGTFEESADEGDAVMEEFYGTEGADKATATAKPNSNLTKRLERLAN; encoded by the coding sequence ATGCTGAAAGGCTTGGCGATCACTCCGCCCATCATTGGACGGATTTCCATTGGCAAAGTGGTTGAGAAGAACGGTAAGCGTTTGCCGGAGAAGGATGATCAATTCACCATCAACAGCCAAGTACAGGGCCGGGAGGGTTGGGTGGCCCATCCCCTGGATGAAGGGTTGCGGAAGGACCAGGGCGGAAAGATCCGCTCCATCCCGATCCGGCTGCTGTTCAACGACCCGGATCTGAACTTCCGAGCGGAGTACAGCTTCTTTGACCGCCTAACTGGTCGCCCTCTCTGTGTCGGCAATGGAGAACAGTGCAAGCGGGTAACTGATAGCGGGATTCAGCCCTTGCCCTGTCCGTCACCAGAGGCCTGTCCCGTAGCCGAGGGCAAGCAATGCAAGCCCTATGGGCGGCTTAACGTGGTGATTGGGGATGATGACCCCCTGGGGAGCTTTGTGTTTCGGACGACGGGGTTCAACAGTATCCGCACCCTGGCGGCGAGGCTGCACTACTTCAAGGCCATTTCTGGCAACAAACTGGCCTGCCTGCCTCTGGAGCTCCGACTGAGAGGGAAATCCACGACTCAAAGCCATCGGGCACCCATTTACTATGTGGATATCACGGTAAGAGCAGGGATGGCGCTGGAGGAAGCCTTGGCACAGGCTCGGCAGACCCAGGCAGCACGGGTGGAAGCGGGGTTTGATCAGCAGGCCCTGGATGAGGCAGCCCGGCTAGGGTTTGCCAATGGGACGTTTGAGGAGAGTGCCGATGAGGGAGATGCAGTGATGGAGGAGTTTTACGGGACAGAGGGTGCTGATAAGGCTACAGCAACCGCGAAACCCAACTCGAATCTGACGAAAAGACTTGAACGGCTAGCGAATTGA
- a CDS encoding M20 aminoacylase family protein has translation MEELLPNLVSRIAALRRDLHAHPELAFKEHRTAEVVATYLEKLGLEVFRGIAGTGVVARLRCGSSGRAIGLRADMDALPLTELNTFPHHSRLPGAMHACGHDGHTAMLLGAAESLVNFGGTGRFDGTVYFIFQPAEEHEGGGRVMVEEGLFERFPMDMVFGMHNWPGMAAGSFGVLEGPVMAAADRFAIEITGRGGHAAMPHQAVDVVVAGSALVQALQTLVSRNTDPLESTVLSVTRFQAGHADNVLPESALLGGTVRSFRPELQDAMEEGMGRICTGIETTYRVRVDLGFERGYPPTVNAELPTLVAREAARRVAGHDQVFTQLKPSMGAEDFSYLSRVVPGCYVWLGNGPGEGGCMLHSPHYDFNDDVIPVGIRYWVRLVERALAVD, from the coding sequence ATGGAAGAACTGTTGCCCAATCTTGTGAGTCGTATCGCCGCTCTGCGCCGGGATTTGCATGCCCACCCGGAACTGGCCTTCAAGGAACATCGCACCGCCGAGGTGGTGGCGACTTATTTGGAAAAACTCGGTCTGGAGGTCTTTCGCGGCATCGCCGGTACCGGGGTGGTGGCGCGGCTGAGATGCGGCTCCAGTGGTCGGGCCATCGGCCTGCGGGCGGACATGGACGCGCTGCCTCTGACGGAACTCAATACCTTTCCCCACCATTCGCGTTTGCCGGGGGCGATGCACGCCTGCGGCCACGACGGCCATACCGCCATGTTGCTGGGAGCGGCCGAGTCCCTGGTGAACTTTGGTGGCACGGGCCGCTTCGACGGCACGGTCTATTTCATCTTCCAGCCCGCCGAGGAACACGAGGGGGGCGGCCGGGTGATGGTGGAGGAAGGGCTCTTCGAGCGCTTTCCCATGGACATGGTGTTCGGCATGCACAACTGGCCGGGCATGGCGGCGGGCAGCTTTGGTGTGCTGGAGGGGCCGGTGATGGCTGCCGCCGACCGTTTCGCCATCGAGATCACCGGCCGGGGCGGCCATGCGGCCATGCCCCATCAGGCCGTGGATGTGGTGGTGGCGGGCAGCGCCCTGGTGCAGGCCCTGCAGACCCTGGTATCCCGCAATACCGATCCCCTGGAGTCCACCGTGTTGAGTGTGACCCGCTTCCAGGCCGGCCATGCCGACAACGTCTTGCCCGAGAGTGCCCTTCTGGGCGGCACGGTACGCAGCTTCCGCCCGGAGCTTCAGGATGCCATGGAAGAGGGCATGGGCCGCATCTGCACTGGCATCGAGACCACCTATCGGGTGCGGGTGGATCTGGGCTTCGAGCGGGGCTACCCGCCCACGGTCAATGCCGAATTGCCGACCCTGGTGGCTCGCGAGGCGGCCCGGCGCGTGGCGGGCCACGACCAGGTGTTCACTCAGCTCAAGCCCAGCATGGGGGCGGAGGACTTTTCCTATCTGTCACGGGTGGTGCCGGGTTGCTATGTCTGGCTGGGCAATGGTCCGGGGGAGGGTGGCTGCATGCTCCATAGTCCCCATTACGATTTCAATGACGACGTGATTCCTGTCGGCATCCGTTATTGGGTGCGCCTGGTGGAGCGGGCCCTGGCTGTCGACTAG
- the nadC gene encoding carboxylating nicotinate-nucleotide diphosphorylase, with protein sequence MDFSIPLAAEVERNVLAALVEDIGSGDLTALLTPNGHPARGIVISREPAVLCGRAWFDACFLHLDPTARIVWHVRDGEAISSGQTLCEIHASTRALLTAERPALNFLQLLSGTATATRRHVDAVAGTRACIVDTRKTLPGLRLAQKYAVRCGGGTNHRLGLYDGILIKENHIMAAGGVSAALEQARALGRGDVFIQIEVENLEQLAEAIDAGATMILLDNMSLQEMHQAVGLTAGRAKLEASGGVNLDTVRAIAETGVDRISIGSLTKDVRAIDLSLRHVES encoded by the coding sequence ATGGATTTCTCGATTCCCCTTGCCGCTGAAGTCGAACGCAATGTGCTGGCTGCTCTGGTTGAAGACATCGGCAGCGGCGACCTCACCGCCCTGCTCACGCCCAACGGCCACCCGGCGCGGGGCATCGTGATCAGCCGCGAACCTGCCGTACTTTGTGGACGGGCCTGGTTCGACGCCTGCTTCCTGCACCTGGACCCCACCGCCCGCATCGTCTGGCATGTGCGGGATGGCGAGGCGATCTCATCAGGGCAGACTCTCTGCGAGATTCACGCCAGCACCCGCGCCCTGCTCACGGCGGAACGGCCGGCCCTGAATTTCCTGCAACTGCTGTCCGGCACGGCCACGGCCACCCGCCGCCATGTGGATGCGGTAGCAGGCACCCGGGCCTGCATCGTGGATACCCGCAAGACCCTGCCTGGCCTGCGTCTGGCCCAGAAATACGCCGTGCGTTGCGGCGGCGGCACCAACCACCGTCTCGGACTCTATGACGGCATCCTGATCAAGGAAAACCACATCATGGCCGCTGGCGGCGTCAGTGCCGCCCTGGAGCAGGCCCGCGCCCTGGGACGGGGTGATGTATTCATCCAGATAGAAGTGGAAAACCTGGAACAACTGGCCGAAGCCATCGATGCCGGCGCCACGATGATCCTGTTGGACAACATGAGCCTCCAGGAAATGCACCAGGCCGTGGGCCTCACCGCCGGTCGAGCCAAGCTGGAAGCCTCGGGCGGCGTCAATCTCGACACGGTGCGCGCCATCGCCGAGACCGGCGTGGACCGCATTTCCATCGGCAGCCTGACCAAGGACGTGCGGGCCATCGACCTGTCGCTGCGCCACGTGGAATCCTAA
- a CDS encoding DUF1254 domain-containing protein, whose translation MINRIKRAVLLALCLLAGLSQAADKGWSEEQQKHFGPSVTDFSRSVGMLGYLYGMTFFEFAVAEMRQVKGIAKDNSAPHGMFGYFNGGRLSDHTTTWFGVPNPDVLYSSAWLYVKDNPSVIYIPPMDKVWYSVQFENYYTVDEAYLSSRTIGQQGGYYLITYQDWDQPLPPGIQGHVKLSTPTTWILTRIEATRDNERERHEKYERKFRLIDLATYLKDPAKAKDLPQTPQKNVPPVVEASYDIRETIDFFKVVNHHLRQIEAPKEDKGLMALFDAAGFGPNVVFDPQKLPRQTVAGLEQAIKEGFRFLDTMRARPMSGNSGGWGTAPRHMGNFGQDYVLRALCVFGGLGGNIPEEAVYPNAYSDSEGRILTGDHDYTITFPKGQTPPALAFWSVTLMDATSHFMVDNPIHRNHVGSNTQGLRYNPDGSLTIYVSSKAPQDSVLKANWLPSRPEMAIHLIMRIYQPTQEAVEGKYTPPPVVRVR comes from the coding sequence GTGATCAATCGAATTAAACGCGCGGTCCTGTTGGCCCTGTGCCTGCTGGCCGGTCTGTCGCAAGCTGCCGACAAGGGCTGGTCCGAGGAGCAGCAGAAACACTTCGGTCCGTCGGTGACGGACTTTTCCCGTTCCGTCGGCATGCTGGGCTATCTCTACGGCATGACCTTCTTCGAGTTTGCCGTGGCCGAGATGCGCCAGGTGAAGGGCATCGCCAAGGACAACAGCGCGCCCCACGGCATGTTCGGCTACTTCAACGGCGGGCGGCTCTCCGACCACACCACCACCTGGTTCGGCGTACCCAATCCCGATGTGCTGTATTCCTCGGCCTGGCTCTACGTGAAGGACAACCCTTCTGTGATCTACATCCCGCCCATGGACAAGGTCTGGTACAGCGTCCAGTTCGAGAACTATTACACCGTGGATGAGGCCTATCTCAGCAGCCGCACCATCGGCCAGCAGGGCGGTTATTACCTGATCACCTACCAGGACTGGGACCAGCCCCTGCCGCCGGGAATCCAGGGGCACGTGAAGCTCAGCACCCCCACCACCTGGATCCTGACCCGGATCGAGGCGACCCGGGACAACGAGCGGGAACGCCATGAGAAGTACGAACGCAAGTTCCGCCTGATCGATCTGGCGACCTACCTGAAAGATCCCGCCAAGGCCAAGGATCTGCCGCAGACGCCTCAGAAGAACGTGCCGCCGGTGGTGGAGGCCAGCTACGATATTCGTGAGACCATCGATTTCTTCAAGGTGGTGAACCACCATCTGCGCCAGATCGAGGCGCCCAAGGAGGACAAGGGCCTGATGGCCCTGTTCGACGCGGCGGGCTTCGGCCCCAATGTGGTGTTCGATCCCCAGAAGCTGCCCAGGCAGACGGTGGCGGGGCTGGAGCAGGCCATCAAGGAGGGCTTTCGCTTTCTCGACACCATGCGGGCCCGCCCCATGTCCGGCAACAGCGGCGGCTGGGGCACGGCGCCGCGGCACATGGGTAACTTCGGCCAGGATTATGTGCTGCGGGCTCTTTGCGTCTTCGGCGGCCTGGGCGGCAATATTCCCGAGGAGGCGGTCTATCCCAATGCCTACAGTGATTCCGAAGGCCGGATACTCACCGGGGATCACGACTACACCATCACCTTCCCCAAGGGGCAGACGCCGCCCGCCCTGGCCTTCTGGTCCGTCACCCTGATGGATGCCACCAGCCATTTCATGGTGGATAACCCCATCCACCGCAACCACGTGGGCAGCAATACCCAGGGCCTGCGATACAACCCGGATGGATCCCTGACGATCTACGTCTCGTCGAAGGCACCTCAGGATTCGGTCCTCAAGGCCAACTGGCTGCCGTCCCGGCCGGAAATGGCTATCCATCTGATCATGCGTATCTACCAGCCCACCCAGGAAGCGGTGGAGGGTAAGTACACGCCACCGCCGGTGGTGCGGGTTCGCTGA
- a CDS encoding TetR/AcrR family transcriptional regulator, with amino-acid sequence MKSSSAVRRKKSPGAAKVGPELARNKLETHRRLPTQRRAKHTVDSMLIAARALLAEGGATAVTTRAVAERAGVGVGSLYEYFPNREAILAHLAEELLQQEARVANAEYARIRAQSLPEYLDEIFGRTLQVERKMLALGGDFHRRYTHHYQLWAMHEKGRLSVAEMVDGMTQILAEHGVGDRVGHLPLAAHLLARGIRAMIASLVEDRPDLLGTPELDRILGRIVRAIVDLPNPNTTQDRD; translated from the coding sequence ATGAAGTCATCCTCCGCCGTTCGCAGGAAAAAAAGCCCGGGGGCTGCCAAGGTAGGGCCGGAATTGGCCCGCAACAAGCTGGAGACCCATCGCCGCTTGCCGACCCAGCGCCGGGCCAAGCACACGGTGGACAGCATGTTGATCGCGGCCCGGGCACTGCTGGCGGAAGGCGGTGCCACCGCGGTGACGACCCGCGCCGTGGCAGAACGGGCCGGCGTCGGCGTGGGTTCCCTCTACGAATACTTTCCCAATCGGGAGGCCATTCTGGCCCATCTGGCCGAGGAACTCCTGCAGCAAGAGGCACGGGTCGCCAATGCCGAATACGCCCGGATCCGCGCCCAGTCTCTGCCGGAATATCTCGATGAGATTTTCGGTCGCACCCTGCAGGTGGAGCGCAAGATGCTGGCCCTTGGCGGGGACTTTCATCGGCGTTACACCCACCACTACCAGCTCTGGGCCATGCACGAGAAAGGGCGCCTGAGCGTGGCTGAAATGGTGGATGGCATGACCCAGATTCTGGCTGAGCACGGGGTCGGCGATCGGGTCGGGCACTTGCCCCTGGCCGCCCACCTGCTGGCCCGGGGCATCCGGGCCATGATCGCAAGCCTGGTGGAGGATCGTCCGGACCTGCTGGGAACGCCGGAACTGGATCGCATCCTGGGCCGCATCGTGCGCGCCATCGTCGATCTGCCGAATCCGAACACAACTCAGGATAGGGATTAG
- a CDS encoding spinster family MFS transporter: protein MSIHSMPAWHCHLALGILMLTNVFTFAGRQVVSVLLEPIKQEFQVSDGALGLVAGVVFALLFGLLSLPAGRLADRANRRWLIALAMLCWGFATWACGWATGFWTLVLLRLLTAGAEAGVTPPSLSLVPDYYPLRLRGMVMSIYLSGPYLGTLVALGLGGWVAAHHGWRAAFGVVGIPGMVLALAVALWVPEPRRLNPVVTPVAPSILAALGRLWAMPAVRWLAIGSGFGSFMTVAYAMWLPAYLVRVHGLPIAQAGMLVALVGTLTSLVGGLMSSGISAALLRRNPRWTLGAPILSLALSIPCAMAVFLWPVGWNFGSVPQAMAFAAVFGFVSALWLPAVFTAMSLIVPPDRRALANGLLALANTWIGFGLGPFAVGLLSDGLQATAGPQALRYALVIAMGFGLFSWWGFRRAQHHFSS, encoded by the coding sequence GTGTCTATCCATTCCATGCCGGCCTGGCACTGCCACCTGGCCCTGGGCATCCTGATGCTCACCAACGTATTCACCTTCGCCGGGCGGCAGGTGGTGTCGGTGCTGCTGGAGCCCATCAAGCAGGAATTCCAGGTTTCCGACGGTGCCCTGGGGCTGGTGGCGGGTGTGGTGTTCGCCCTCCTGTTCGGATTGCTGAGCCTGCCGGCGGGGCGTCTGGCCGATCGTGCCAACCGCCGCTGGCTGATCGCCCTCGCCATGCTCTGCTGGGGATTCGCCACCTGGGCCTGCGGCTGGGCCACCGGGTTCTGGACTCTGGTGTTGCTGCGGCTCCTGACAGCCGGCGCGGAGGCCGGCGTGACGCCGCCGTCCCTGTCCCTCGTACCCGATTACTACCCACTGCGCCTGCGGGGCATGGTGATGAGCATCTATCTCTCTGGCCCCTATCTGGGCACCCTGGTGGCCCTGGGGCTGGGCGGCTGGGTGGCGGCCCATCATGGCTGGCGCGCGGCCTTCGGGGTCGTCGGCATTCCGGGCATGGTGCTGGCCCTGGCGGTCGCCCTCTGGGTACCCGAGCCTCGGCGCCTGAATCCCGTCGTCACGCCTGTCGCCCCCTCCATTCTTGCGGCCCTGGGACGCCTGTGGGCGATGCCCGCTGTGCGCTGGCTGGCGATCGGTTCCGGTTTCGGCTCCTTCATGACCGTGGCCTACGCCATGTGGCTGCCGGCTTACCTGGTCCGCGTCCATGGCCTGCCGATCGCCCAGGCGGGCATGCTGGTGGCCCTCGTGGGCACCTTGACCTCCCTGGTGGGCGGCCTGATGAGCAGCGGGATCAGCGCCGCCCTGCTGAGACGGAATCCACGGTGGACGCTGGGTGCCCCCATTCTCAGCCTGGCCTTGAGCATTCCCTGCGCCATGGCCGTGTTTCTCTGGCCCGTGGGCTGGAACTTCGGTTCGGTTCCCCAGGCCATGGCCTTCGCAGCCGTTTTCGGATTTGTCAGTGCCCTGTGGTTGCCGGCGGTGTTCACCGCCATGAGTCTCATCGTGCCGCCGGATCGGCGTGCCCTGGCCAACGGCTTGCTGGCCCTCGCCAATACCTGGATCGGTTTCGGCCTGGGGCCTTTCGCCGTCGGTCTCCTGAGCGATGGGCTGCAGGCGACGGCCGGGCCCCAGGCCCTGCGCTACGCCCTGGTGATCGCCATGGGCTTCGGCCTGTTTTCCTGGTGGGGCTTCCGCCGGGCCCAGCATCATTTTTCTTCCTGA
- a CDS encoding sulfotransferase family protein — METRHPDFRVDELLSMAAQATGLDDFGPDSFRPGLERLVAAINALRLTEMGMVRARNMIVGNLIARLGVWDHRKRHPEVAGEVIQKPMFVVGLPRTGTTLLFGLLAQDPDHRVPMLWETSIPCPPPEADSYETDPRIEMVTQGLLAVDGLNPAVLAVHPIGAQLPQECIGIFSMEFLSYIYYCGLPIRDYNDWLDSQDMGAVYRWHKMFLQHLQSRHRKQRWALKAPSHMEFMADLFASYTDALIINTHRSPVDAVASHSSLHWHLWEQSLGAFDKKEVGPQTAEMMERWLQRFVDWRNAHPEKNPQIADIAFGDLVADPIGMVKAIYRRFGLPVSTAFESRMADFLVANRQDKFGTHRYTPEEFGLNRAELVERFRFYTDRFDVLGRR; from the coding sequence ATGGAAACCCGTCATCCCGATTTTCGCGTCGATGAATTGTTGTCGATGGCTGCCCAGGCCACGGGCCTTGATGACTTCGGCCCCGACAGCTTCCGGCCCGGCCTGGAACGCCTGGTCGCCGCCATCAACGCACTGCGTCTGACCGAAATGGGCATGGTGCGTGCCCGCAACATGATCGTGGGCAACCTGATCGCCCGGCTGGGGGTCTGGGACCATCGCAAGCGGCATCCCGAGGTGGCCGGGGAGGTGATCCAGAAGCCGATGTTCGTGGTGGGCCTGCCTCGCACCGGCACCACTCTGCTGTTCGGCCTGCTGGCCCAGGATCCGGATCATCGGGTTCCCATGCTGTGGGAAACTTCGATACCCTGTCCGCCGCCGGAGGCGGACAGCTACGAAACCGATCCCCGGATCGAAATGGTGACCCAGGGCCTGCTGGCAGTGGATGGCCTTAATCCGGCGGTGCTGGCCGTGCACCCCATCGGCGCCCAGTTGCCCCAGGAATGCATCGGCATTTTTTCCATGGAGTTCCTCAGTTACATCTATTACTGCGGCCTGCCGATCCGGGATTACAACGACTGGCTCGACAGCCAGGACATGGGCGCTGTCTATCGCTGGCACAAAATGTTCCTGCAGCACCTGCAGTCCCGCCACCGCAAGCAGCGCTGGGCGCTCAAGGCGCCTTCCCACATGGAGTTCATGGCGGACCTGTTTGCAAGCTATACCGATGCCCTGATCATCAATACCCACCGCTCGCCGGTGGATGCCGTCGCCAGCCATTCGAGCCTGCACTGGCATCTATGGGAGCAGTCCCTGGGCGCCTTCGACAAGAAGGAAGTCGGCCCCCAGACGGCGGAAATGATGGAACGCTGGCTGCAGCGCTTCGTGGATTGGCGCAATGCCCATCCCGAGAAGAACCCCCAGATCGCCGACATCGCCTTTGGCGATCTGGTGGCCGATCCCATCGGCATGGTCAAAGCCATCTACCGGCGTTTCGGCCTGCCGGTGAGCACGGCCTTCGAGTCTCGCATGGCGGATTTTCTGGTGGCCAACCGGCAGGACAAGTTCGGCACCCATCGCTATACGCCGGAGGAGTTTGGTCTTAACAGGGCGGAACTGGTCGAACGCTTTCGTTTTTACACCGACCGTTTCGATGTGCTGGGCCGCCGCTAG
- a CDS encoding NAD(P)H-hydrate dehydratase: MTAILRSAALRELESRHANAQPSLMERAGQAAARLALALQAPLAAPPLIFAGPGNNGGDALVMARLLRQQGLQPVVVFTGEEERLPPDARHAFLAWQQAGGEVHSEVPPGHYGLVVDGLFGIGLSRPLDERYLSWVERINGYGGPVLALDCPSGLDSETGRILGAAVRASHTLSFIALKPGLLTLDGPDCCGELSVDDLSLGQDLAAASGGQKVERPLFAAELKPRPKNSHKGSHGSAGIIGGAPGMAGAALLAGRAALKLGAGRVYVGMLERLSVDPIQPELMLRPAEEVLTLSTALALGPGLGQSGPAQELLYQAIDVPLPLLIDADGLNLLAKHPVLAGRLARRSTPSLLTPHPAEAARLLDCPLEQVQQDRVAAAQEIARRFNSIAVLKGCGSIIASPDGQWFINTTGNPGLASAGSGDVLSGIIVALLAQGWPPLAAALAGVHLHGAAADAQAAQQIGPVGLTAGELPDAARQLFNAWMPDA, encoded by the coding sequence ATGACCGCCATTCTTCGCTCCGCCGCGCTGCGCGAACTCGAATCCCGCCATGCCAATGCCCAGCCGTCCCTGATGGAGCGGGCCGGCCAGGCCGCCGCCCGCCTGGCCCTGGCGCTCCAGGCGCCTCTGGCGGCGCCACCGCTGATCTTCGCCGGCCCCGGCAACAATGGCGGCGATGCCCTGGTGATGGCCCGCCTGCTGCGGCAGCAGGGCTTGCAGCCGGTGGTGGTATTCACCGGCGAGGAGGAGCGCCTGCCGCCCGATGCCCGCCACGCCTTCCTGGCTTGGCAACAGGCCGGCGGCGAAGTGCACAGCGAAGTGCCCCCCGGCCACTACGGCCTGGTGGTGGATGGCCTCTTCGGTATCGGTCTCTCCCGCCCCCTGGACGAGCGCTACCTGAGCTGGGTGGAGCGCATCAATGGCTACGGCGGCCCGGTGCTGGCCCTGGACTGTCCCTCGGGCCTGGACAGCGAAACCGGGCGCATCCTCGGGGCCGCCGTGCGGGCCAGTCACACGCTCAGCTTCATCGCCCTGAAGCCGGGCCTCTTGACCCTGGATGGCCCGGACTGCTGCGGCGAACTGAGCGTGGACGACCTGAGCCTGGGTCAGGACTTGGCTGCCGCATCCGGTGGCCAAAAAGTGGAACGCCCCCTCTTCGCCGCCGAACTGAAACCCCGGCCGAAGAACAGCCACAAGGGCAGCCACGGCTCGGCCGGCATCATCGGCGGCGCCCCGGGCATGGCCGGGGCAGCCCTGCTGGCGGGCCGGGCCGCACTGAAGCTGGGGGCCGGGCGGGTCTATGTGGGCATGCTGGAACGGCTCAGCGTGGACCCGATCCAGCCGGAACTGATGCTGCGCCCTGCCGAAGAAGTGCTGACGCTATCCACCGCCCTGGCCCTGGGCCCCGGACTCGGTCAATCCGGCCCGGCCCAGGAACTGCTCTACCAGGCGATTGATGTTCCCCTGCCCCTGCTGATCGACGCCGACGGGCTCAACCTGTTGGCCAAGCATCCCGTGTTGGCGGGCCGGCTGGCCCGGCGCAGCACCCCATCCCTGCTCACCCCCCACCCGGCGGAGGCCGCCCGGCTGCTGGATTGCCCCCTGGAGCAGGTGCAGCAGGATCGCGTCGCGGCGGCCCAGGAAATCGCCCGCCGCTTCAACAGCATCGCCGTGCTCAAGGGCTGCGGCAGCATCATCGCCAGCCCCGATGGTCAGTGGTTCATCAACACCACCGGCAATCCGGGCCTGGCCTCGGCCGGCAGCGGCGACGTGTTGAGCGGGATCATCGTCGCCCTGTTGGCCCAGGGCTGGCCCCCCCTGGCTGCCGCATTGGCCGGCGTGCATCTGCATGGCGCGGCGGCGGACGCACAGGCGGCGCAGCAGATCGGTCCAGTGGGCCTGACGGCGGGCGAACTGCCCGATGCTGCCCGCCAACTGTTCAACGCCTGGATGCCCGATGCCTGA